A part of Pararhodobacter sp. genomic DNA contains:
- a CDS encoding strawberry notch family protein has protein sequence MTYLAPVASPVPVLSRDPAPAILAAAEALQPDLAQGFQIDALRLRIEMERAFGGSDADGAWDWKLAYEAGEVALVLFLRKFGRALLARAGSPAALLPIFAKVAGLLPTHTRRSEEMERFQQFSTPLPMGLAALAAAQITAHDLVLEPSAGTGLLAILAEIAGGSLALNELAETRADFLRHLFPGRPVTGFDAAQIDDHLDAGLRPSVILMNPPFSAMANVDGRTTEATARHLRSALARLALGGRLVAITGASFAPDAPAWSETFGRLTESAHLVFTGAVSGAAFAKHGTSFETRISVFDKCRGGERGGITADLARSISPDVAHLLARIVAEVPPRLALDAGDVARTRAPFPGALARASGYAAGKPRAAPSASVAANVSAPDAEDLAYTLRETVDDLGAARLSDAIYETFRLQAIDIPGAVPHPTKLVQSAAMASVAPPKPSYRPKLPAAVLRDGLLSDAQLETVIYAGEAHDAYLAGSWTVDETGDMVSAAKDDDPDAVRFRRGFFLGDGTGAGKGRQSAGILLDNWAQGRRKALWISKSDKLLEDAQRDWSALGQERLLVTPLSRFAQGRDIPLTEGILFTTYATLRSEERGTKKSRVDQIVDWLGADFDGVILFDESHAMANAAGSKGERGDTEASQQGRAGLRLQHKLPNARVVYVSATGATTVHNLAYAQRLGLWGGGPSACAPGVQDWQSSTGASPAPLGHHPSLPFATRAEFVEAIEAGGVAAMEVLARDLRSLGLYTARSLSYDGVEYEMLEHALTLEQRGIYDAYAGAFAIIHNNLAAAMEAANITGDSGTLNRQAKSAARSAFESAKQRFFGHLLTSMKTPTLIASIEADLSAGHAAVIQIVSTGEALMERRLSEISTEEWNDIRVDITPREYVLDYLTHSFPVQLYEPFTDSEGNLSSRPVMRDGQPVECREAARRRDALIEKLASLPPVPGALDQIVQRFGTDLVAEVTGRSRRIVRKGEGAAARLVVESRAGSANLAETAAFMDDQKRILIFSDAGGTGRSYHADLGARNQRLRVHYLLEPGWKADAAIQGLGRTNRTNQAQPPLFRPVATDVKAEKRFLSTIARRLDTLGAITRGQRQTGGQGLFRPEDNLESPYARDALRQLYRRIYRGDVAGCSLGAFEDATGLSLTDDTGLKDDLPPITTFLNRLLALTIDMQAVLFSVFEELLDQRIEGAIAAGVYDLGLETLRAESFRVTDARVIYTHPGSGAETQLLTIAEKRRNTPLSLADALDWLDDPKARLLVNSRSGRAAVQVPATSLMLDDGTIEPRLRLIRPTEASTVPARMMDDTHWLEADRAAFAAAWNSELAEVPEFSESTLHIVAGLLLPIWKQLPQDETRVYRLQTDDGQRIIGRRVSPAWVATTLADDAPKLTAAQVHALVLEGKTVVRLAEGMELHRSRVMGVNRIELSGFSGAAKDRLKADGFFSEIIAWKLRLFCPTDPTGIAVLDRLLARCPVTGLHARGGC, from the coding sequence ATGACCTATCTCGCACCCGTTGCGTCTCCCGTTCCTGTCCTGTCTCGTGATCCCGCGCCCGCGATCCTCGCTGCCGCCGAAGCTCTGCAGCCCGATCTGGCGCAGGGGTTTCAGATCGACGCGCTGCGTCTGCGGATCGAGATGGAGCGCGCCTTTGGCGGCTCTGATGCCGACGGCGCCTGGGACTGGAAGCTCGCCTATGAAGCGGGCGAGGTGGCGCTCGTCCTCTTCTTGCGGAAGTTCGGCCGCGCGCTGCTCGCCCGTGCCGGCTCGCCTGCGGCGCTGCTACCGATCTTCGCCAAGGTGGCGGGCCTCTTGCCGACGCATACCCGGCGCTCGGAGGAAATGGAGCGCTTCCAGCAATTCTCGACCCCGCTGCCGATGGGGCTGGCGGCACTGGCGGCGGCACAGATCACCGCGCACGATCTGGTGCTGGAGCCATCGGCCGGGACCGGGCTTCTGGCGATCCTCGCCGAGATCGCGGGCGGAAGTCTCGCGCTGAACGAACTCGCCGAGACCCGCGCCGACTTTCTGCGTCACCTTTTCCCGGGGCGTCCCGTCACGGGCTTTGACGCAGCCCAGATCGACGATCATCTGGACGCAGGGTTGCGCCCGAGCGTGATCCTGATGAACCCGCCGTTCTCTGCGATGGCCAATGTCGATGGCCGGACGACCGAGGCGACGGCCCGGCATCTGCGCTCGGCGCTTGCGCGCCTTGCTCTCGGCGGGCGATTGGTCGCGATCACCGGCGCAAGCTTCGCACCCGATGCCCCCGCCTGGTCCGAGACCTTCGGCCGCCTGACCGAGAGTGCCCATCTGGTCTTCACCGGCGCCGTGTCGGGCGCAGCTTTTGCCAAGCATGGCACCAGCTTCGAGACCCGGATCTCGGTCTTCGACAAGTGCCGTGGCGGCGAGCGGGGTGGCATTACCGCTGATCTGGCACGCTCCATCTCGCCGGATGTGGCGCACCTCTTGGCTCGGATCGTGGCCGAGGTCCCTCCGCGCCTCGCGTTGGATGCGGGTGATGTCGCTCGAACCCGCGCCCCCTTCCCGGGAGCTCTTGCCCGTGCTTCTGGCTACGCGGCTGGAAAACCGCGTGCAGCGCCGTCGGCCAGCGTCGCGGCGAATGTCTCCGCGCCAGATGCCGAAGACCTCGCCTACACGCTGCGCGAGACGGTGGACGACCTCGGCGCTGCGCGCTTGTCCGACGCGATCTACGAGACCTTCCGCCTGCAGGCGATCGACATCCCCGGCGCGGTCCCGCACCCGACCAAGTTGGTGCAGTCGGCGGCCATGGCCTCAGTCGCGCCCCCGAAACCGAGCTACCGCCCGAAACTCCCCGCCGCGGTCCTGCGCGACGGCCTGCTCTCCGACGCGCAGCTTGAGACCGTGATCTACGCAGGCGAAGCGCATGACGCATATCTCGCGGGGTCATGGACCGTCGATGAAACCGGCGACATGGTCTCGGCCGCCAAGGACGACGATCCCGATGCCGTCCGTTTCCGTCGCGGCTTCTTCCTTGGCGATGGCACCGGCGCGGGCAAAGGCCGCCAGTCGGCCGGGATCCTGCTCGACAACTGGGCCCAAGGCCGCCGCAAGGCGCTCTGGATCTCGAAAAGTGACAAGCTTCTCGAGGATGCGCAGCGCGACTGGTCGGCGCTCGGGCAAGAGCGGCTGCTCGTCACGCCGCTCTCGCGCTTCGCGCAAGGCCGCGACATCCCGCTGACCGAGGGCATCCTCTTCACCACCTACGCCACGCTGCGCTCCGAAGAACGCGGGACCAAGAAATCCCGCGTCGACCAGATCGTCGACTGGCTGGGGGCGGATTTCGACGGGGTGATCCTGTTTGACGAAAGCCATGCCATGGCAAACGCTGCCGGGTCGAAGGGCGAGCGCGGTGACACCGAGGCGTCGCAGCAGGGCAGGGCGGGCCTGCGCCTGCAACACAAGCTGCCAAACGCCCGCGTGGTCTATGTCTCGGCCACAGGGGCAACAACCGTCCACAACCTCGCTTATGCGCAGCGGCTTGGCCTCTGGGGCGGCGGGCCCTCCGCTTGCGCTCCGGGCGTTCAGGATTGGCAAAGCTCCACTGGAGCTTCGCCTGCCCCTCTGGGGCACCATCCTTCACTCCCCTTCGCGACCCGCGCCGAGTTTGTGGAGGCCATCGAGGCTGGCGGCGTCGCGGCGATGGAGGTCCTCGCCCGCGACCTGCGGTCCCTCGGCCTCTACACTGCCCGGTCCCTCTCCTACGACGGCGTCGAATATGAGATGCTGGAGCATGCGCTGACCCTTGAGCAACGCGGCATCTACGATGCCTATGCCGGCGCTTTTGCCATCATCCATAACAATCTCGCCGCCGCGATGGAGGCCGCCAACATCACTGGCGACAGCGGCACGCTGAACCGCCAAGCCAAGTCAGCCGCGCGGTCGGCATTCGAATCCGCCAAGCAGCGCTTCTTCGGGCATCTGCTCACCAGCATGAAGACCCCCACGCTGATCGCGAGCATCGAGGCCGATCTCTCGGCGGGCCATGCCGCCGTCATCCAGATCGTTTCGACCGGCGAGGCGCTGATGGAACGCCGCCTGTCGGAGATCTCGACTGAGGAGTGGAACGACATCCGCGTCGACATCACGCCACGGGAATACGTCCTGGACTACCTCACCCACTCCTTCCCAGTGCAGCTCTACGAGCCCTTCACCGACAGCGAGGGCAATCTGTCGTCCCGGCCCGTCATGCGCGATGGCCAGCCGGTCGAATGCCGCGAGGCCGCCCGCAGGCGCGACGCGCTGATCGAAAAGCTGGCCTCGCTGCCGCCGGTGCCGGGGGCGCTCGACCAGATCGTGCAAAGGTTCGGCACCGATCTCGTGGCCGAGGTCACGGGCCGCTCGCGCCGCATTGTGAGGAAGGGCGAGGGTGCTGCAGCGCGCCTCGTCGTCGAAAGCCGGGCGGGGTCTGCCAACCTCGCGGAAACCGCCGCCTTCATGGATGACCAGAAGCGCATCCTGATCTTCTCGGATGCGGGTGGCACCGGGCGTAGCTATCACGCTGACCTCGGCGCCAGGAACCAGCGACTGCGCGTCCACTACCTCCTCGAACCCGGCTGGAAGGCCGATGCCGCCATTCAGGGCTTGGGCCGCACCAACCGCACCAACCAAGCGCAGCCGCCGCTGTTCCGGCCCGTTGCCACCGATGTGAAGGCTGAGAAGCGGTTCCTCTCGACCATCGCCCGTCGCCTCGACACGCTCGGGGCGATCACCCGCGGTCAGCGCCAGACGGGCGGGCAGGGGCTGTTTCGGCCCGAGGACAACCTCGAGAGCCCCTATGCCCGCGATGCGCTGCGCCAGCTTTACCGCCGCATCTATCGCGGCGATGTGGCAGGCTGCTCGCTTGGGGCTTTCGAGGATGCCACCGGCCTCAGCCTGACCGATGACACCGGGCTGAAGGACGACCTGCCGCCGATCACGACCTTCCTCAACCGCCTGCTCGCGCTGACGATCGACATGCAGGCCGTGCTCTTCTCGGTCTTCGAGGAATTGCTCGACCAACGGATCGAGGGCGCCATCGCGGCCGGGGTCTACGACCTCGGGCTCGAGACGCTGCGCGCCGAGAGCTTCCGCGTCACCGATGCGCGGGTGATCTACACCCATCCTGGCTCCGGCGCGGAAACCCAGCTGCTGACCATCGCGGAGAAGCGGCGCAACACGCCGCTGTCGCTGGCCGATGCGCTCGACTGGCTCGACGATCCGAAGGCACGCTTGCTGGTCAACAGCCGCTCGGGCCGCGCCGCGGTGCAGGTGCCTGCCACCAGCCTGATGCTGGATGATGGCACGATCGAGCCGCGGCTGAGGCTCATCCGCCCGACGGAGGCGAGTACGGTTCCGGCCAGAATGATGGACGATACCCATTGGCTCGAGGCCGACCGCGCGGCCTTCGCCGCCGCCTGGAATTCCGAACTGGCCGAGGTGCCGGAGTTCAGCGAGTCTACACTGCACATCGTGGCGGGCCTGCTGCTGCCGATCTGGAAGCAATTGCCCCAGGACGAAACCCGCGTCTACCGGCTGCAGACCGATGACGGTCAGCGCATCATCGGGCGCAGGGTTTCGCCCGCTTGGGTCGCGACCACGCTGGCAGACGATGCGCCGAAGTTGACGGCAGCGCAGGTCCACGCCCTCGTGCTGGAGGGCAAGACGGTCGTGCGGCTCGCCGAGGGGATGGAGTTGCACCGCTCACGCGTCATGGGGGTGAACCGGATAGAACTGTCGGGATTTTCAGGTGCCGCAAAAGACCGCCTCAAGGCCGATGGCTTCTTCTCGGAGATCATCGCCTGGAAGCTGCGGTTGTTCTGTCCGACCGACCCTACCGGCATTGCCGTGCTGGATCGCCTGCTTGCACGTTGTCCTGTAACGGGACTACATGCACGCGGAGGGTGTTGA
- a CDS encoding toprim domain-containing protein, whose translation MYSETEEVIRALAENAEGVCRAYLPAGRREGSYWIVGDLQNNPGRSLFVRLTGPASGPGAAGKFTDGATGEHGDLLDIIRDRTGISRFPDLLAEARAHLGRPQPVLLDVPVQRKAKAPGGTPAAATRLFAASVPVAGTLADTYLRSRGLTQGGVMSALRFHPKCWHRDEGQTRSLPRPALIAAVTDGAGALQGVHRTWLAPDGQGKAWVETQRRAMGHLLGNAVRLTPCDDILVVGEGIETMLSLVEAVPGLPVWAALSSGHLGAVLLPEGVRRLYIAIDRDPAGRGAAERLSARANEVGIAVRVLEPLLGDFNDDLRANGKEALRQHLACQIGPEDRHRLSG comes from the coding sequence ATGTATTCCGAGACCGAAGAGGTGATCCGCGCTCTGGCGGAAAATGCCGAAGGCGTCTGTCGCGCCTACCTTCCCGCCGGACGGCGGGAAGGGTCCTACTGGATCGTGGGCGATCTGCAGAACAACCCTGGCCGGTCGCTCTTCGTGCGGCTGACGGGGCCTGCGTCCGGACCAGGTGCCGCCGGCAAGTTCACCGACGGTGCCACGGGCGAACATGGTGATCTCCTCGATATCATCCGCGATAGGACCGGGATATCGCGCTTTCCCGATCTTCTGGCCGAGGCCCGGGCGCATCTTGGCCGTCCGCAGCCGGTCCTCCTGGATGTGCCAGTGCAAAGGAAGGCCAAAGCCCCTGGTGGCACACCAGCGGCGGCGACGCGCTTGTTTGCAGCCTCGGTGCCGGTCGCAGGCACGCTTGCCGACACCTACCTCCGCTCCCGGGGCTTGACCCAAGGCGGCGTGATGAGCGCGCTGCGCTTCCACCCGAAGTGCTGGCATCGGGATGAGGGTCAGACCCGGAGCCTCCCCAGACCGGCGCTGATCGCTGCGGTCACCGATGGGGCAGGGGCCTTGCAGGGTGTGCATCGCACTTGGTTGGCACCTGACGGACAGGGAAAGGCGTGGGTCGAGACGCAGCGGCGAGCCATGGGTCACCTCCTCGGCAATGCCGTCAGGCTGACCCCGTGTGACGACATCCTCGTGGTCGGCGAAGGCATCGAGACCATGCTGTCCCTTGTCGAGGCCGTGCCCGGCCTTCCCGTCTGGGCAGCGCTTTCGTCGGGTCACCTCGGGGCGGTCCTGTTGCCGGAGGGGGTGCGACGCCTCTACATCGCCATCGACCGCGATCCGGCGGGGCGGGGCGCGGCAGAGAGGTTGAGCGCCAGAGCAAACGAGGTCGGGATTGCCGTGCGGGTGCTGGAACCGCTTCTCGGGGATTTCAACGATGATCTCCGGGCGAACGGCAAGGAGGCACTGCGCCAGCATCTGGCATGTCAGATCGGGCCAGAGGATCGGCATCGCCTGTCAGGCTGA
- a CDS encoding DUF2493 domain-containing protein, translated as MTIHTHDDAYEPTHTASQTAHALDELQLYGYRPFDEPDPRPMPDGQRLAVAVADIFDALVATLEDTRMEPDLEEVLWGQVNLFHRATARIERSLDENEQSQRRLQREQDGSEVKSVELERLTAEGLTLIERRNCMDMMRDHAATEFVHHTGSTWRPRTGSMVNRQHMTAALIDSRDFLAAKRRAETEVMLPAGPKVALTGGTDFNDHRLIWGKLDQVRTKYPDMVLLHGGSPKGAELIAAKWAESRGVTQVAFKPDWTKHAKAAPFKRNDAMLDVLPVGVLVFPGNGIQENLADKAKKLGIPVMKFEKGA; from the coding sequence ATGACGATCCACACCCACGACGACGCGTATGAACCCACCCACACCGCATCCCAGACCGCCCATGCGCTCGACGAGCTGCAGCTCTATGGCTACCGCCCCTTTGACGAGCCCGATCCACGCCCGATGCCCGATGGACAGCGCCTCGCGGTCGCCGTCGCCGACATCTTCGATGCCCTCGTTGCGACCCTGGAAGACACCCGTATGGAACCCGACCTCGAAGAGGTGCTCTGGGGCCAGGTCAACCTCTTCCACCGCGCCACGGCCCGGATCGAACGGTCGCTCGATGAAAACGAACAGTCGCAGCGCCGCCTCCAGCGCGAGCAGGACGGCTCCGAGGTGAAATCCGTCGAACTCGAGCGCCTGACGGCCGAAGGCCTGACCCTGATCGAACGTCGGAACTGCATGGACATGATGCGCGATCACGCCGCCACCGAGTTCGTCCATCACACGGGATCGACCTGGCGTCCCCGCACGGGCTCGATGGTGAACCGCCAGCACATGACCGCGGCGCTGATCGACAGCCGCGACTTCCTGGCTGCCAAGCGCCGCGCGGAGACCGAGGTGATGCTGCCCGCAGGCCCCAAGGTCGCCCTCACCGGTGGGACCGACTTCAACGATCACCGCCTGATCTGGGGCAAGCTTGATCAGGTCCGGACCAAGTATCCCGACATGGTCCTTCTGCACGGGGGAAGCCCCAAGGGCGCAGAACTCATCGCCGCCAAATGGGCCGAGTCCCGCGGCGTGACGCAGGTGGCCTTCAAACCGGACTGGACCAAACACGCCAAAGCTGCACCCTTCAAGCGCAACGACGCCATGCTGGATGTGCTGCCTGTGGGGGTCCTCGTCTTCCCGGGCAATGGCATCCAGGAAAACCTTGCCGACAAGGCCAAGAAGCTGGGTATCCCGGTCATGAAGTTCGAGAAGGGGGCGTGA
- a CDS encoding XRE family transcriptional regulator encodes MRVGTPGFVPERLAEVRAARRILSMKELAQMIGVSPSAVSRWESGTHAPDAEALTALARELRVRREYFLRPVHASEHPMFSRSLSSALKRDTSYQDAQMQWLQEISAVLQHYVDFPAVDIPDVMKGLTYRQLRDEDIEGIAQELRSHWRLGQGPIIDMVALLERVGCVVGSIEMGTSKLDGLCSWSRGDERPHIMLAIDKMSLPRRQMDAAHELGHAILHKGVSHEELKSDLKEIERQAFRFASAFLMPETTYVHEVQHYSLAGLLSVKERWRVSVKAQIRRLLDLEVIPEHYGTQLYKSYSANGWNKVEPLDREWPVPEPAVLRNALSLIVESGTRTKEDLLAVEFTMHPGDIENLTGLPPGWFNRQEASVVQLSLKQDAAKPHSDAPAGEVVPFARR; translated from the coding sequence ATGCGCGTAGGAACGCCTGGCTTCGTGCCAGAACGCCTAGCGGAAGTGCGGGCTGCTCGGCGAATTTTGAGCATGAAGGAGCTTGCACAAATGATTGGGGTTTCACCCAGTGCAGTGTCACGCTGGGAAAGCGGCACCCATGCTCCCGATGCAGAGGCGCTCACCGCCCTGGCGCGTGAACTTCGTGTGCGTAGGGAGTATTTTCTGCGACCTGTCCATGCCAGTGAACACCCGATGTTTTCTCGCTCGCTATCCAGTGCCCTGAAGCGCGACACGTCGTACCAGGACGCCCAGATGCAGTGGCTGCAGGAAATCTCTGCGGTCTTGCAGCATTATGTGGATTTTCCGGCAGTCGACATTCCTGATGTCATGAAGGGTCTAACCTATCGCCAACTGCGTGATGAAGACATCGAGGGCATCGCGCAGGAATTGCGATCCCATTGGCGGCTTGGCCAAGGTCCGATCATCGACATGGTGGCGTTGCTTGAACGGGTCGGCTGTGTGGTTGGCTCCATCGAGATGGGAACGTCGAAGCTGGACGGGCTTTGCAGCTGGTCACGGGGTGACGAACGCCCGCATATCATGCTCGCAATTGACAAGATGTCCCTGCCCCGCCGTCAAATGGACGCCGCACACGAACTTGGTCATGCAATCCTGCACAAGGGGGTTAGCCACGAAGAGCTGAAGTCCGATCTCAAAGAGATCGAACGTCAGGCTTTCCGTTTTGCCAGTGCATTCCTAATGCCCGAGACGACCTACGTGCATGAAGTGCAGCATTATTCTTTAGCAGGGCTCCTGTCCGTAAAAGAGCGGTGGCGGGTTTCAGTGAAGGCGCAAATCAGGCGGCTTCTGGACCTCGAAGTCATCCCGGAGCACTACGGTACGCAGCTCTACAAGAGCTACTCAGCCAACGGCTGGAACAAGGTGGAGCCGCTGGATCGCGAGTGGCCAGTTCCCGAGCCGGCGGTCTTGCGCAACGCGCTTAGCCTGATCGTCGAATCCGGAACTCGGACCAAGGAAGATTTGCTTGCCGTCGAGTTCACAATGCATCCAGGCGACATCGAGAACCTGACCGGGCTTCCACCAGGGTGGTTCAACCGGCAAGAAGCTAGCGTTGTCCAATTGTCGTTGAAGCAGGATGCCGCGAAGCCGCATAGTGACGCTCCTGCGGGAGAAGTCGTACCGTTCGCCCGGCGGTGA